A genome region from Glycine max cultivar Williams 82 chromosome 5, Glycine_max_v4.0, whole genome shotgun sequence includes the following:
- the LOC100780658 gene encoding transcription factor MAMYB has product MFVGVSVSSVCERMEFLDEDARPRFVFQSGAAARSSEPPHPIHKPTKPFLFATVSLSSLFLTLSLFFLEAEPFKSLLFWLALSLLVGPFAPPSITGGDVRVGRGEVVNFPDPEPEPDEDASRKSSQRRSRQRRAEEASAAVGPVVSVSAAEKRKESSGIEKRATVVEEEKGWSEEDVEVLKKQMVKNPVGKPGRWEAIAAAFGGRHGVDSVIKKAKELGEKRVDDSESYALFLKKRKALDKRVVEENADEGEKVVDNGWSSAEDIALLNALKAFPKEVSMRWEKVAAAVPGRSKAACMKRFAELKKGFRTAKAAAE; this is encoded by the coding sequence ATGTTTGTTGGCGTTTCCGTTTCAAGTGTTTGCGAGAGAATGGAGTTCCTGGACGAGGACGCAAGGCCAAGGTTCGTGTTCCAGTCCGGTGCAGCTGCGAGGAGCAGCGAGCCACCGCACCCGATCCACAAACCTACCAAGCCATTCCTCTTCGCCACCGTTTCCCTCTCCTCACTCTTCCTCACTCTCTCCCTCTTCTTCCTCGAAGCGGAGCCCTTCAAATCGCTCCTCTTCTGGCTCGCACTCTCTCTCCTCGTTGGCCCCTTCGCCCCTCCCTCCATCACTGGCGGCGACGTCCGCGTCGGCCGCGGCGAGGTCGTCAACTTCCCCGATCCGGAGCCCGAGCCCGACGAGGACGCCAGTAGGAAGTCCTCACAACGGCGATCCAGACAGCGGAGGGCCGAGGAAGCCTCCGCCGCCGTAGGCCCGGTGGTTTCCGTCAGCGCGGCggagaagagaaaagaatcTTCTGGAATCGAGAAGCGTGCGacggtggtggaggaggagaaggGGTGGAGCGAGGAGGATGTGGAGGTGCTGAAGAAGCAGATGGTGAAGAATCCGGTGGGGAAGCCAGGGAGGTGGGAGGCGATAGCGGCGGCGTTCGGGGGGAGGCACGGAGTGGACAGTGTGATAAAGAAAGCGAAGGAATTGGGGGAGAAGAGAGTGGATGATTCGGAGTCGTATGCGTTGTTTTTGAAGAAGAGGAAAGCGTTGGATAAGAGGGTTGTGGAGGAGAATGCGGATGAGGGTGAGAAAGTTGTTGATAATGGTTGGAGTTCTGCTGAGGATATCGCGTTGCTGAATGCTTTGAAAGCGTTTCCTAAGGAAGTTTCCATGAGGTGGGAAAAGGTTGCTGCTGCGGTTCCCGGGAGATCCAAGGCTGCTTGCATGAAAAGATTCGCCGAATTGAAGAAAGGGTTTCGGACTGCAAAAGCTGCAGCCGAGTGA